The genomic interval TTGTTAAAAGTAGACGTATAGCCTGCCGGACGCCAGCCTTCCATGGGGCAGTTTTCATAAAGAACAGTTACACCCAAACTTTCAGCATAGTTAATAATAGGTTTGAAAACCTTTACATACTCATCGAGGTTTTTCTGGAAGCCATTTTCCTGCACACCCAGTTCGTGGTTGTAGCCTACAAACGTACCTACTTTTACATCGTTTTCGTTTCCTCCCAGCAAATGGGCAATGCGGATCAGTTTAAGTAAATGATTCTGGTTTTTGTTCCGTTCCCCGGCATCACCGCCGATCAGGTTTTCAAAAGCACCTACAGATAGTTTTAACTGAGCCTGGTTAAAGGTATCAATAATTTGTTTCGCTTGTTCGAGGGAGAAATTTTCATAATTAATATGAGTGGCTACATGGTCTTTGCGGGTGCCATCGCTGCGGAATACGCAGAGATCAATCCCTTGTGCGCCAATAGCCAGGGTTTTTTCTATAACTTGAGACAGAGTCAGCTTGTCGAAGGCTGAACTCATCACCCATATCGGATTATTCAGTGGTTTCATACAGGAAAAAGTAAAAGGAGGCGTAAATATAACAAAGGTTCTGGGTGGTTTTCAACCAAAAGAAGGGCTTCGGGCAAATGTTTTTCATATTCCCATAAAAAACTAGTATCATCGTTTTAAAACTAGTATACTTACTGCAAACCAAACCACCTGCCTTTTAACTATGATCAAATCGATGACCGGCTATGGAACGGCCAGATTAGCCAGTGAATCCCTGGAAGTAACCGTAGATATTAAGTCCCTGAATTCAAAATCGCTGGATGCTTCTATCCGGATGCCTAAAAATTTTTCTGACAAAGAGCCTGAGATCAGAGCCATTCTCAATCAACTCCTGGAAAGAGGCAAGGTAAATGTAAGTATTGAAGTGCAGGCAGTGGGGAGGTAAAGCCCAAAGTAAGCGTAAACCGACCGCTGGTGAAAGCATATTATAAAGAACTTTTCCAGGTTTCTGCTGACATTGGCGCTTCCCAGCAGGATATCTTCCGCATCATTTTGCAGATGCCGGATGTGTTTTCTTACGAAAGCAGCAGCGATGAATTATCCAGAGATTGGGAATTGATTAAAAAAGGAGTGCAGGAAGCCGTAGAAGCCTGTAATACTTTCAGAATACAGGAAGGGGCAGAACTGTCGAGAAGCCTAACATTATATATAGAAAAAATCCGTTCCTTGCTTACCCAGGTAAATGCCCATGACCCGGAACGTATAGAGAAAATCCGCAGCCGTATTTCTACACACATCAGCGAGATTGTAGCCGACGAACATTTTGATAAGAACCGCTTTGAACAGGAAATGATCTACTACATTGAAAAGTTAGACATCAGCGAAGAAAAAGTACGCTTACGCCTGCACCTGGATTATTTTATGGAAGTATTAACTAAAGAAGAGGCACCAGGCAAAAAACTGAATTTCATTTCCCAGGAAATAGGCCGGGAAATAAATACCATTGGTTCAAAGGCAAATGATGCCATTATTCAGCGCCATGTGATTGATATGAAGGAGGAACTGGAGAAAATCAAAGAACAATCGCTAAATATTTTATAAGCAGAATAATTCAGCTGCATACATTAAGAACTTCTATAAAAATAAACCAACTTCCGGATTTGCGAATTATTCTTAGTAAGAATAGCATTTTTAAGAAATGGACTAATTATTTCCCTGCATGGAGATCACTGCTTCAGCCCAGATCAGGTCTTCGGGAGTGGTGATTTTTATATTCCGGTAGGAGCCCTCAATCAGCGATATAGCATATCCGGCTGCTTCAGCCACACTGGCATCATCTGTAAAGCGGGAACTATCTGTTGCCTGGGCAAAACTTTGCCGGAGTATGGAAAGCCGGAAAGTTTGAGGCGTTTGTACCAGGCAAAAAGCCCTGCGGTCTTCTGAAAAATTATTCCCTGTTGGATCTATTCTCCGGATAGAATCTTTCAAGGGAACCATTGTAATGGCACATCCCTTTTCTTTGGCTACAGCAAAACTCTGGGAAATGGTCTCTATAGATACAAATGGCCGTACACCATCATGCACGGCTACAAGCCCTTCCTCTGCTGAAATAGCCGATAGTCCATTTTGTACGGAATGAAAGCGGGTTGGTCCTCCGGCAACTGTTTGTACCGGAATAGTAAAATTATATTGATCGCATAACTCTTCCCAGGTTTGAATTTCTTGTGAAGGCAAAACCAGAATAATGTGCAATTGCGGAGAATACTGGTGGAAACGCTCAATGGTATGCATTAAAACAGGTTTGCTGCCTATTTTAATAAATTGTTTGGGTAGGAAAGTCTGCATCCGGCTGCCACTGCCACCGGCTACAATAATGGCATAGTTGGAGTCCATATACTGGAATCTTTACTTAAAAGGGTATATAAAAACCTCATTTCCGGTTTTTAGTGAGAGACCTGAAATGAGGTTAAAATAATTAATCGTATATTTTTTCGCTTGATTATAAAATCAGCATAACATCGCCATAACTAAAGAAACGGTATTTCTCCTTTACAGCCGTAGTATAAGCCTGCATAATCAGGTCGTAGCCGCCAAATGCACAGGTCATCATCAGCAGTGTAGATTCAGGCATGTGGAAATTGGTTACAAGGGCATTGGGAATACGGAAATCATATGGCGGAAAGATAAATTTATCCGTCCAGCCCTGATTCGCTTTGAGGCGGCCATTGGCAGAAACAGACGATTCCAGGGCACGCATGGTAGTAGTACCGATGGCACATACTCTTTTGCGGGCATCCAGCGCACCATTTACTTTATCAGCAGTAAGATCTGATACAATAAAGTTTTCAGAATCCATCTTGTGCTTGGTCAGGTCTTCCACATCTACCGGGCGGAATGTTCCTAAGCCTACATGCAAAGTAATAGGTGTAATATCCACCCCTTTTATCTCCAGACGCTTCATAACCTGACGGGTAAAATGCAATCCGGCGGTAGGCGCGGCTACTGCACCGGTATGTTCGGCATAAATCGTTTGATAACGCTCCCGGTCGGCAGGTTCGGCTTTTCTTTTGATATACTTTGGTAAAGGCGTTTCGCCAAGCTCATCTATGGTTTTGTAGAAGTCAGCATCAGAGCCATCGTAGAGGAAGCGGATGGTACGGCCTCTGGAAGTAGTATTGTCAATTACCTCAGCGACCAGGTCGCCATCGCCAAAATAGAGTTTATTTCCAACCCTGATTTTCCGGGCGGGATCTACGAGTACGTCCCATAAATGCGCTTCTTTGTTGAGCTCACGCAATAGAAAAACCTCTATTTTAGCCCCGGTCTTTTCCTTATTGCCATACAGTCTGGCCGGAAAAACCTTTGTATTGTTAATCACCATTACATCCCCATCACCGAAGTAGTCGATAATGTCTTTGAAAACTTTGTGTTCAATCGTTTTAGCTTTCCGGTTTACCACCATCATTCTGGCTTCATCACGGTTTTCAGCAGGATACAGGGCTAATAGGTTGGCAGGCAGGTCGAATTTAAATTCTGATAATTTCATATTTAATCTTACGGTATTAAATAATTAACGCGTATGTTAAAAATTTGAGGTGCAAAGCTAATTATTTCTTGTAACTTTACTATAATTCCCCGGAATTTGTTTTTATAGGTAGCCATTCAAATACTTATATCTGGTATTCATCATATATTCTTTGTGAGTTACCGCTTCTCTGCGTATTTTAATGCGCCTGAAAATAGTATTTACACTCATATCTGGCTTTCCAATCTACATCGAAATATTGACTATATACCATGCTATTCCTTCAACTGACCTTTGAGAGTTTCCGTTTTGCCTGGCATGCCCTGAAAAGTAATCTGACCCGAACGATTCTTTCCTTGTTGGGAGTAACGGTGGGTATTTTTGCCATTATTGCGGTATTTACCATTATAGATTCCCTCGAAAAGAACATTCGTGATAGTATGGCTTTTTTAGGAGATAAGGTGATCTATGTACAAAAATTCCCCTGGGTATTTGGCCCTAATTATCCCTGGTGGAAATATGTGAACCGCCCTATGCCCAATGTACGGGAATTCCGCTTTCTGGAGCGGAACCTGGAGAACCGCCAGGGGGTAGCTATTTTCGATTTTAAAAGCAATGTTACCTTCAGAAGTGGTAATAATAGCATCGAAGGGTCTAATGTACAAGGCGTTTCGTATGATTACAGTATCGTTTCGGAAGTACCAATAGAAGAGGGCCGGTATTTTTCTATTCAGGAGGTAGATGCAGCAAGGGAAGTGGCTGTTATAGGTTTTAATATCGCTGAATCCTTATTTCCTAATACAGATCCGATTGGTAAAACCTTTAAAATAAAGGGTTTACCTTTTAAAGTGATCGCCGTGATGGAAAAGCAGGGTTCCAGTATTATGGGAGGGCCAGATTATGATAATACCAGCCTGATTCCGTATGGAGCTTTTAGTAAAATGTATACCACCAGATGGTCGCAGCCACTAATCGCTGTAAAAGGGCTGGAAACAGATGAAGGATTAATGGAACTTGAATCAGAGATAACCGGACTGATGCGTTCCAGAAGAGGCTTAAAACCTACTCAGGAAGATAATTTTGCATTGAATAGGCCTGAAATGGCAGGAAACGCCATAACTTCGGTTTTTGGTGTAATAAATTTTGCAGGAGGCTTTATTAGCTTTTTTTCTATATTAGTAGGTGGCTTTGGCATTGCCAATATCATGTTTGTATCTGTAAAAGAACGCACTAATATTATCGGGATACAAAAATCGCTGGGCGCTAAAAATTATTTTATTCTATTCCAGTTCCTGTTTGAAGCAGTGTTTTTATGTTTATTGGGAGGAGGGGTTGGCATTCTGATTGTATATCTACTCACATTTATTCCATTAGGAAGTCTGGAAGTTATTTTATCTTTTAAAAATATAATGATTGGGTTAGGCCTTTCAAGCATTATTGGTGTTTTAGCCGGTATTATTCCAGCTTTCGTAGCTGCTAGACTCGATCCGGTAATTGCCATCCGATCCAAATAACTAGCTTGTTGATAGTATTTTCTTAAAATTTATAAAACAAAACCCTCTTTTTACCGTAAAAAGAGGGTTTTGTTTTATAATGATTGATTTACTAATAGCTATTAACCATTAGCCAATGACTCATCTACCGGATATATTGATTGATGATATTTTCATACAATTCCTGTTTGCCACTGGTTTGTGCAGGCTCGCCATTGGAAGAAGCTAGTTTTGTCAGATCTTCCAGGCTCAGATTACCGTCTTCAAATTTTTTGCCATCGCCTTTGTCGTAGGAGGCATAGCGGTCTTTGCGGAGTTTTTTATAGGGAGATTTTTCCAGAATATCATTGGCGATCAGCAGCGCTCTGGCAAAGGCATCCATACCACCAATATGAGCAATAAATAAATCTTCCAGATCGGTGGAGTTACGACGGGTTTTGGCATCAAAGTTTATACCGCCATCAGTAAAACCTCCTGATTCCAGAAATACGAGCATGGCTTCCGTGAGTTCAAATAAATCAACTGGGAACTGGTCGGTATCCCAGCCGTTTTGTGCATCACCCCGGTTAGCATCCATACTACCCAGCAAGCCTGCATCTGCAGCTACCTGTAATTCGTGGGCAAAACTATGTCCGGCTAAAGTGGCATGGTTGGTTTCCAGGTTAAGTTTGAAATCTTTGTCGAGTCCATAATGCCGCAAGAACCCAATCACCGTAGCACTATCATAATCGTACTGGTGCTTGGTAGGCTCCATCGGTTTTGGTTCGATATAGAACGTTCCTTTGAATCCGGCTTTACGTCCGTAATCTCTGGCAACCGTCAGGAATTTAGCCAGATGTTCCTGTTCACGTTTCAGGTTAGTGTTCAGCAGAGACATATATCCTTCCCGTCCTCCCCAGAACGTATAACCGCTACCACCTAAGGCAATCGTAGCATCAATGGCATTTTTTACCTGAGCAGCCGCATAGGAAAGCACGTTGAAATCGGGATTCGTGGCGGCACCGTTCATATAGCGCGGATGGGAAAACAAATTGGCCGTACCCCAGAGTAATTTCACACCGGAAGCCTTCTGTTTTTGTTTGGCATAGT from Rhodocytophaga rosea carries:
- a CDS encoding YicC/YloC family endoribonuclease, with the translated sequence MIKSMTGYGTARLASESLEVTVDIKSLNSKSLDASIRMPKNFSDKEPEIRAILNQLLERGKVNVSIEVQAVGR
- a CDS encoding YicC family protein translates to MKAYYKELFQVSADIGASQQDIFRIILQMPDVFSYESSSDELSRDWELIKKGVQEAVEACNTFRIQEGAELSRSLTLYIEKIRSLLTQVNAHDPERIEKIRSRISTHISEIVADEHFDKNRFEQEMIYYIEKLDISEEKVRLRLHLDYFMEVLTKEEAPGKKLNFISQEIGREINTIGSKANDAIIQRHVIDMKEELEKIKEQSLNIL
- a CDS encoding 2-C-methyl-D-erythritol 4-phosphate cytidylyltransferase — encoded protein: MDSNYAIIVAGGSGSRMQTFLPKQFIKIGSKPVLMHTIERFHQYSPQLHIILVLPSQEIQTWEELCDQYNFTIPVQTVAGGPTRFHSVQNGLSAISAEEGLVAVHDGVRPFVSIETISQSFAVAKEKGCAITMVPLKDSIRRIDPTGNNFSEDRRAFCLVQTPQTFRLSILRQSFAQATDSSRFTDDASVAEAAGYAISLIEGSYRNIKITTPEDLIWAEAVISMQGNN
- the queA gene encoding tRNA preQ1(34) S-adenosylmethionine ribosyltransferase-isomerase QueA; translated protein: MKLSEFKFDLPANLLALYPAENRDEARMMVVNRKAKTIEHKVFKDIIDYFGDGDVMVINNTKVFPARLYGNKEKTGAKIEVFLLRELNKEAHLWDVLVDPARKIRVGNKLYFGDGDLVAEVIDNTTSRGRTIRFLYDGSDADFYKTIDELGETPLPKYIKRKAEPADRERYQTIYAEHTGAVAAPTAGLHFTRQVMKRLEIKGVDITPITLHVGLGTFRPVDVEDLTKHKMDSENFIVSDLTADKVNGALDARKRVCAIGTTTMRALESSVSANGRLKANQGWTDKFIFPPYDFRIPNALVTNFHMPESTLLMMTCAFGGYDLIMQAYTTAVKEKYRFFSYGDVMLIL
- a CDS encoding ABC transporter permease is translated as MLFLQLTFESFRFAWHALKSNLTRTILSLLGVTVGIFAIIAVFTIIDSLEKNIRDSMAFLGDKVIYVQKFPWVFGPNYPWWKYVNRPMPNVREFRFLERNLENRQGVAIFDFKSNVTFRSGNNSIEGSNVQGVSYDYSIVSEVPIEEGRYFSIQEVDAAREVAVIGFNIAESLFPNTDPIGKTFKIKGLPFKVIAVMEKQGSSIMGGPDYDNTSLIPYGAFSKMYTTRWSQPLIAVKGLETDEGLMELESEITGLMRSRRGLKPTQEDNFALNRPEMAGNAITSVFGVINFAGGFISFFSILVGGFGIANIMFVSVKERTNIIGIQKSLGAKNYFILFQFLFEAVFLCLLGGGVGILIVYLLTFIPLGSLEVILSFKNIMIGLGLSSIIGVLAGIIPAFVAARLDPVIAIRSK
- the xylA gene encoding xylose isomerase, producing MPITLTTGDKEYFPGIKKIQYEGKDSDNYLAFKYYDENRIVAGKSLKDHFRFAVAYWHTFVNTGGDPFGPGTKTFPWMQNPDTIACAKEKMDAAFEFITKLGAGFYCFHDFDLVGEGATLAESEKNLQAIVDYAKQKQKASGVKLLWGTANLFSHPRYMNGAATNPDFNVLSYAAAQVKNAIDATIALGGSGYTFWGGREGYMSLLNTNLKREQEHLAKFLTVARDYGRKAGFKGTFYIEPKPMEPTKHQYDYDSATVIGFLRHYGLDKDFKLNLETNHATLAGHSFAHELQVAADAGLLGSMDANRGDAQNGWDTDQFPVDLFELTEAMLVFLESGGFTDGGINFDAKTRRNSTDLEDLFIAHIGGMDAFARALLIANDILEKSPYKKLRKDRYASYDKGDGKKFEDGNLSLEDLTKLASSNGEPAQTSGKQELYENIINQYIR